From Chrysemys picta bellii isolate R12L10 chromosome 1, ASM1138683v2, whole genome shotgun sequence:
AAGAGCAAATGGTCAAAGATGTGATCGGAGGGAACTAAAACAAAGTGTTCATAAAAAAGTTTAACATGAGTTTTCATAGTGTTTTCTGTTAaagttgaaaaataaataaatggtcaaaataaaaaaatagcttCAATTTTAAGTTTTAACTCTTTGAATTTACTTCCACCAAGACTGAAATTTGATGTGAATCAGTTCAAAACAGTAAccaaactttgttttgttttggtggctTGAAGCAGAACTGAACTGAACCAAAACGTAGGCTTGACCCCACCCCCGGCTACCAGCCCCGATGCCCTACTCCAGTCCTGAAGTTTATTTGGGTTCTTGGAGGAGCCTGGCAGATGTATTAAAGGCACTGAAGCTCAGATGATCATCTTATATTCCCTAGGGAAGTTCCTCATGGAGAGTCAAGGTGGGGGAACAGGGGGAAAAAGagctttttttccttctctcctataCTTAACTTCCGGTGAGCAACTTTGTCATGGTGGTCATACTTGTAGCTGAGGACTGAGTGGGATCTCCCTGAGAAACTTTCTCCACGAAGGCCTTAGTTGCAGGCTAGATCGCTAGAGATTCCCCAGTAGTAGAACAGAACATTTTTGCTGAAGCGGAATGGAGACTGACTTATGCTACAGCTGGGTCGCTTGGGATGTGGGACACCCAAATTAAAGTCTCTACTCGACCTGATTTGCAATGAGCTGGGGTAGGAAAAAAAACCTCTGCTCTCAATCAGGCTTAACaaagacttgaacctgggtcttccacatcccaggtaaaCATAACTTACACAGACCCATACCTACTTGAAAAGTTGCCATGAACCTGAATTGTCATAGACTGGTCAGCTCTAACCCACCGCAATGATTTTGTTCAAGGCCGGTTTCAACTAGGCCCTTGTGAGATTATAGACTCTCAGAAAGGTAGGACTGGATGGATGGCCAAGTAAACCTATGAATGTTCACTATCAGCCAATGAGCTAAGAAACATACCTTTAAAGCGGCCCAGAGCATCTTGCTTTTAGCCAGTATCTACAGCCTGCAGGAGGCCCCAGCAACTTGTTGCTCAATTAGCTGTAGATGGAGCCTTTGGGCCTCAAGTATCCCAGAATCTTGTGTGCTGGTTGTTCGTCACTTTAGTATACTGTTGCAATCAGTGCAAAGGATGATGGGACAAGTAAAGTAAATAAAGCTGAGTGGTGCTAAAGACCATTTTGGAATAGAAAATCAGAGGGGCTGAGGTGGACTGAGCTGGGGAGAAAGGGATTGATGAGCACTCTTCCATCTGCAGTGCTGCTGACATACCAAATGCACTAGGCTGGTGGCAGGAGTTGGTGTTAAACTcaggtgtcctggccaaattcctacTTGGGTCAGTGCAGAGGGaaatttaggtaggcagaatgcaCTTTCAGTTGGATATAGCTTATTGCGGTGTGTAGCTCTACCTAGCTGACACATTGTCCACCATTCAAACATAGCCACGATGTGAGTGAATGTGCTGCTGCTGAGGTTAGTAGTGTAAAGCACTGTGTGAGCTTTCAGGAGGAGTTACTATAGCAATGTTTGTCATTAACCCGTATTCAGCATGCATCTTACCTTCAGGGTAAACTGACAACCATTGACCTTTCATCTTCAAGGGGAATAGTGATTTAAACAAGTGCCTCTCATCACTGCTACAGAACGGATTAGTGTTCTGAACACCTGCTTCCCACTTCAGGCAAGACTAAAGGCAGGCGATTGGTCCAAGGTCTACCTCATCCACCTTACCCTCTTTCTTCTTTCAGGGACTCAGCTCCGCAACCAAGGACACATACGATGCCCTCCAGATGCAGCCGTTGCCCCCTCACTAAGTGGCATTCGTGCAGTGGACGGGCAAGACTGAGACAAGTCCAGATGCTTTGGGCGAGGAGAGAAGGGAAACAATCATCAATCCAAAAAAGGCCATTCAgtcaacacccattttttcaggACTGCAAAGTATATATGCGTGGTTCATTGCACAAAGTAGGACAAATCTGGATTtagttcccctcctccctccccccttcaaaacTATACAATCTCAAGCTTTAGCTTTTAAATGTACATATCTGTAAAACTATTCCTAATGATAGTGGCTGTTTTGTACCAGCAAGTGTTGGGCAGGAGACTAGGACGTTgggttctcttcctcctcctcactgagCTGGTTTCTCTGGCTATTTAAAATCCCCCCAAAACTACACCCTATTTACCCACCTCACAGGTGGTTGACATTTAATTACTGGCTAAAGCACTTTTAAGGTCCTCATAAGGAAGGTGCTATAGCTACCCCCAGTATTATCTACAGGAAGACTAATCTGCATCAGCATAACTATGGCAGTCTCGCTCCAATATTTTTCTGCTGTAAATTTAGCTTTATTTCTAAGTTGGTTTTAGCTGTGGAGAGCTGttcttactgtaaatgacatgTTTCTAGAGTGAAAGACAAAAGCTAAAAGCAGGCTCTACCTTGACAGTGTGAGGAGGATTCAGTGCTAGGCTGCAACAAGAGATCAAGAAAACAACATCCCAGTGTGACCAGTTCTTGCAGCACATGGACGGCATCCAGAAATGCTAATGGACATATATGAAAGCTAGGACACCTTTACCAGCGAGGTTCCATGGTAAAAACAGGAGTGGTGCAGCATACAGATTATGCTCGAGAACACTGGGAAAGTTGGGATTTAATTAAAAAGGCAAGTTTTTTAATCGACAATCCAAAACTTGACTTCTCTCTTCCCTCACTGTTGCTCAAGCCACACAATTTAAGGGATATTCCTTCCCCACTTAAAATACAGCACCGAAGTATGTTCCTGTTATATAAAACAATGCGAACAAGCGATGAGTTTTTTGCTAAGGAAAGTGTACAAAAGTCGAAAGAAATGTAAGAATTTTTAAATACCTTGCAGGATAATTTTAAAGATGAGGAGTACAGATTCAACACAAAGGTGATGGTGGCTCAGCAATTCAGATGTTTTTTGATGAGGTAATAAAATGGATGGGGAAGCCATGGATGTGTAAATGTGTTTAACTGAGCCGTGTGCCAGTCCTGCTGCTGCTATCCTGCCACAAGGGCTGCCTGCACCCACCTGAACAGTCACAATAATGATGTCAAACTAAGCCAGGCTGGACAAGGTTAGTACTTGCTGGAAGGCGGCCATCCAACTATTGCTGAAATCTGTGCTGGTGGCAGCAATATCTTCAGGCCTGGTCTGTATGTAGGTATTTTTTTGCACTGCTTTAATAATGATATTGGTTTAGAAACAGGTAAACTTACTGAAATGAGCTATACCAATACAAGCACCTTTTATAGTGATATAAATGCATCGGCAGTGGGGTGTTGGTGATTCTACACATTTTTTTTGTACCACCTGAACTATATAGTTTCTAAATCAATACAAACACTGGCGGTAGACAAGCCCCTTAATATGGCATTGTGGGCCCTCTCAAATATAAATTTTTGGACTTACTATTCCTGTTGGGAGACAAAATGATTAGAGGCATGGAAAGATGGAGTAAAGGGGATATGCTAGAGTGTCCGCTAAAACAACAAGCAGAGAAGGTAAATCCAATACTCATACTTACCCCCTTTCATAATACAAGACCAAGCTGCCAGTCACTGAAATTAGAAGACATTGTGTTTACAACTGCCAAAAAGAAATTGTTATATACAACACAAATAAGCTAGGACCTAACAGCTATAGGGCAGTAAAGCCTAGAGTTTCATATGAGATTTTTTAATATGTGCTAGGGAATAAGACAACCACTAACCTGGGGGAGTTAACAAGAAAGTTCCCCTTTATGCTGTCTCTAGCTATGGGAGGATGTTGGCTCTCAGAAGTTCCCTCTAGTATTTCTTCCAGGACTCGCAAGGCATCGAATCTGCAAGGTGGTTTGAAGACTAACAAACTGGCTTTTGGCAGAGGGGCTGGCCCTCGTGCTATGCACATGGTAATTGCATCCTTTCCCATTTTCCAAATTCAGTCTTTACATTCAAGAACCTTTGTCCACAGTCCCAAGAAGACAACCCAGACTGCtgattctcttttaaaaaaagaggagtgGACAATGCAATGGTGGCAGAGCAAAAGCTTCTCGATGAGAGCGGATCACCTGCAATATCCTGCAGTCTGTTCGGCACAACTGACAAATAGCAAGAGGGAACATCTCTCAGGCCCAGCTTGGTGGATCTGAGGAACAGAAATGAGATT
This genomic window contains:
- the CD247 gene encoding T-cell surface glycoprotein CD3 zeta chain isoform X3, whose translation is MTCIINCLVQPEMNMMFWELKREALTLKWEGEISREERSHLRTQFTLLCRRTRWARHTVKLGRRESTRGGEAKGMMLSTRDSAPQPRTHTMPSRCSRCPLTKWHSCSGRARLRQVQMLWARREGKQSSIQKRPFSQHPFFQDCKVYMRGSLHKVGQIWI
- the CD247 gene encoding T-cell surface glycoprotein CD3 zeta chain isoform X4 translates to MTCIINCLVQPEMNMMFWELKREALTLKWEGEIREERSHLRTQFTLLCRRTRWARHTVKLGRRESTRGGEAKGMMLSTRDSAPQPRTHTMPSRCSRCPLTKWHSCSGRARLRQVQMLWARREGKQSSIQKRPFSQHPFFQDCKVYMRGSLHKVGQIWI